Proteins encoded by one window of Porphyromonas vaginalis:
- a CDS encoding GDSL-type esterase/lipase family protein: MAQTLMAQLIAPAGYLDKLWSACDEAKATGQTISIIHLGDSHIQAGHFTMPIRQSFTQRWGNGGMGWVGPFRLLGTNPPIHTVIRASSAGTSGVKITQRDYDRESPTGMVLQTRPSGAITYTLQCGGGQTFDRIVIYRQRGTQPFTLSGINSCEIAIAHDTLTTEQIVTDTLLVGRYVSSAEVTAPASAVWYGASLERSSGGALVHTIGYNGATYYTYSKGSFTSSVATLSPRLIILSLGTNESIARQFDRNNFGAEVARLVRRLQASNPDCAIVLTSPLANYQKIRTAHKSRRGKRRRRRTVYRTTYRANANCQLIADELQQQARELGCGYIDLFAHFGGAAGAAQLLSSGILSGDRVHLTATGYNKVGEAIATALQDDYKQWCQRSPHVTPQASED, from the coding sequence AGCGACTGGGCAGACTATCTCGATCATCCATTTGGGCGACTCGCACATACAGGCAGGACACTTCACCATGCCGATCCGTCAATCCTTTACACAGCGTTGGGGCAACGGTGGAATGGGTTGGGTAGGTCCTTTTCGCTTGTTGGGAACCAATCCGCCTATCCACACGGTGATACGAGCCTCCTCAGCAGGCACGTCAGGCGTTAAGATCACCCAGAGAGACTACGATCGGGAGAGTCCTACGGGTATGGTGCTACAGACGAGGCCGAGTGGTGCCATCACCTACACCTTGCAATGTGGTGGCGGGCAAACCTTCGACCGCATCGTTATCTACCGACAGCGGGGAACGCAACCTTTCACCTTGTCTGGCATTAACTCCTGCGAGATCGCTATTGCTCACGACACTTTGACCACCGAGCAGATCGTCACCGACACGCTCCTCGTGGGTCGTTACGTAAGCTCAGCAGAGGTGACCGCTCCTGCCTCGGCCGTCTGGTATGGCGCTAGCCTGGAGCGTAGCAGCGGTGGCGCACTCGTCCACACGATCGGCTACAATGGTGCTACCTACTACACTTACAGCAAGGGAAGCTTCACTAGTTCCGTTGCCACCCTGAGTCCTCGGCTGATCATCCTTTCGCTGGGCACTAATGAGTCGATCGCACGTCAGTTCGATCGCAACAACTTTGGCGCGGAGGTCGCTCGGCTGGTACGCAGGCTCCAAGCGAGCAATCCCGACTGCGCCATCGTCCTCACCTCGCCTCTTGCCAACTATCAGAAGATCCGCACAGCTCACAAAAGTCGTCGTGGCAAGCGTAGGCGTCGTCGCACTGTCTACCGCACCACCTACCGCGCTAATGCCAACTGCCAGCTCATTGCCGACGAATTACAGCAGCAAGCTCGGGAGCTGGGGTGTGGCTACATCGATCTCTTCGCCCACTTCGGTGGAGCGGCGGGTGCTGCACAGTTACTCTCTAGTGGCATCCTCTCTGGCGATCGCGTTCACCTCACCGCTACTGGCTATAATAAGGTAGGCGAGGCGATTGCTACCGCCCTTCAAGACGACTATAAGCAGTGGTGCCAACGCTCCCCCCACGTCACCCCTCAAGCCTCCGAAGACTAA